The window TAACGCGACACTTGGCTTGAGGTCGAAGCGTCGGGGGCCGGCGGCGCCGGGGTTGACGACGAGCCGCGGTCCTGAGCGTTCGATCAGAGGACGATGAGTGTGGCCGTAGACGAGGACGTCGGCGGCGTACCGCGCGAGGAGCCGCTCGGACGTCGGCTGGCCGAGTTCATGGCCGTGGCTCACGTGGATGCTGAGTCCGTCGATCCGCAAGCCGATTTCCGCCGCCAGCCCTGGCTCATCGGGCGAATCGGTGTTGCCATACACGGCTCGCACCGGCGCGATGGCCGCCAGCTCGTCCAGTACGTTTTGCCCGCCAACGTCGCCGGCGTGGAGAATCAGCTGAACGCCCGCGAGAGCGCCGAAGACCTCCGGCCTCACCAGTCCGTGCGTGTCTGAGATCAACCCCACCACCACCCGCCTATAATCGCATCGGTTCTCGGCTACCGGCGATCGGCCGGCGGATCTCGACCCGATGCTCAACGACGCGCACTGCCATTTCTTTTCCTCGCGGTTCCTCGAGCTGCTCGCGCCCGGGGCCGGCGCCGCCGACGTTGTCGCGGCCCGCCTGCAGTGGGATCCGCCCGGGACGCCGACCGAGCTTGGCGACCGCTGGGTCTCCGAGCTGGATCGGCACGGGATCGGCCGCGCGGCGCTGATCGCCTCGGTGCCGGGAGACGCCGTATCGGTCGCCGAGGCGGTGGCCCACCATCCGCACCGCCTGGTCGGCTTCTTCATGCACCATCCGCTCGCGCCTGACGCCGACGCCACGATCGAGCACGCTTTCGCCGACCTGCACATGCGCGGCGTCTGTCTGTTTCCGGCGATGCACGGCTACCGGCCCGACGATGCCTGCGTTGAGGCGGTGTTCCGGGCGGCGGCGGCGCATCGCGCCGTGGTCTTCGTGCACTGTGGCGTCCTGACCGTCGGCGTGCGGCGGAAGCTTGGTCTCACGAGCCGATTCGACCTCCGGCTCGGCGATCCGCTCGCCGTGGCGCGCATGGCCCTCGACTTTCCGCACGTGCCGGTGATCATTCCGCACTTCGGCGCCGGCTACTTTCGTGAAGCGCTGATGGCGGCCGATCAGTGCGCCACGATCCATCTCGACACGTCGAGTTCGAACGGCTGGATCCGCTTTCACGACGACCTGACGCTCGAGCGTGTCTTCCGCACGGCGCTCGGCGTCGTCGGCGCCTCGCGCCTGCTGTTCGGGACCGATTCGTCGTTTTTTCCGCGCGGATGGCAGAAGGCGATTTACGACGAACAGCAGCAGATCGCCGCGGCGCTCGCGCTTGGCGAGGAGGAGCGCGCCGCCATCTTCGGCGGCACGTTCGATCGGCTTTTCCCTGTGTAGCCCGCGAGGCCGGCAGCAGCGGGCCCAGGCGGGGGTCGCTATAATCGCGGCCATGCGAACGAATACGATCGCGCTCGTCAGCTTTTCGGTGATCGTCGCCGGGCTCTCGCTCCAGGCGCAGCGCGGTGCGGCGCCCGCGCCGGCGGCCGATCTGGTGCTGACCAACGGACACATCGTCACGGTCGAACCAGCGGCGCCGGAGGTCGAGGCGCTCGCGGTCAGCGGCGGCCGGATCGTGGCGCTGGGCACCGCGGCGGCCGTGGGGCGGCTGATCGGGCCGTCGACGAAGGTCATCGATCTGCACGGGCAGCTGGCGATCCCGGGGTTCATCGAGAGCCACGGACACTTCACCGGCGTCGGCGGGACGCAGCTCGAGCTCAACCTGATGAACGTCGACTCGTGGGACCGGATTGTCGCGATGGTCGCCGAAGCGGTGTCGCACGCGAAGCCGGGACAATGGATTTACGGCCGCGGCTGGCACCAGGAGAAGTGGAGCAGCCGGCCAGAGCCGAACGTCGAAGGTTTCCCGACACACGCGTCGCTCGACGCGGTCTCGCCCGACAATCCGGTCGTGCTCGAGCACGCGAGCGGTCATGCGTCGTTCGTGAATGCGAAGGCGATGGAGCTGTCGGGCATCAAGCGTGCGACCGAGAGCCCTGCCGGCGGAGACGTCCTGCGCGACAGAAAGGGCGACGCCACCGGCCTGATGCGCGAGACGGCGCAGCGTCTGATCAAGGAAGGCGCCGGCGAGCCGCCGCCCTCCGCGGCGGAGCGGCTGGCGCACGATCGCAAGGTGCTCGAGCTCGCCGACCGGGACGCGCTCTCGAAGGGCATCACCACGTTCGAGGATGCCGGCTCGCCGCTCGCCACGATCGATCTGATGAAGCAGATGGTCGACGAGGGGAGCCTCGGAGTGCGTCTCTGGGTGATGGTCCGGCAGCCGAACGCGATCATCGCGCCGAAGCTGGCGCAGTACAGGTTGATAGACCACGCCGACGGGCATCTCACCGTGCGTGCGATCAAGAAGCAGATCGACGGCGCGCTCGGGTCGCGCGGTGCGTGGCTGCTGGCGCCGTATACCGACAAGCCCGATTCGAGCGGCCTCGAGACGGAGAAAGTGGCCGACATCGAGCAGACGGCGGGTTTGGCGATGGCCAACGGCTTCCAGTTGTGCGTCCACGCCATCGGCGACCGGGCCAACCGGGAGACGCTCGACATCTTCGAGCGCGCGTTCAAGGCGAACCCCGCGAAGCAGGATTTGCGCTGGCGCGTCGAGCATGCGCAGCACCTGAGCGCCGCGGACATTCCGCGCTTCGGCCGCCTCGGCGTGATTGCGTCGATGCAGGGGATTCACTGCACGTCCGACGCACCCTACGTGCTGCAGCGCCTCGGCCCGGCGCGCGCCCAGGAAGGCGCCTACGTCTGGCAGAAGCTGATGAAGAGCGGGGCCGTGGTCGCCAACGGTACCGATGCACCGGTTGAAGACGACGACCCGATTCCCAACTTCTACGCCAGTGTCAGCCGCAAGCTGAAGGACGGGACGGTCTTCTATCCCGATCAGCGCATGTCGCGCCTGGAGGCGCTGCGCTCCTACACGATCAACGGCGCCTACGCCGGGTTCGAGGAGGCCAACCGGGGCTCACTCAAGCTCGGCAAGTACGCCGACATCACGGTCCTGTCGAAGAACATTCTCGAAGTCCCCGAGGACGAGATTCCGACCGCCAGGGTGGTCTACACCATCGTCGGTGGCCGCGTGCTCTACTCTGCGGCGGACCGACCGTAAGCTCGTCCGCGGATGTTCGGTCGGCTCGGGGTCGGCGTTGTACAGCTGACGGGTCGATTATGATCATGCCGCTGCCGCATGGAGCCTCCCTCGACGAGACCGCCGGGCGTGCCTTCTCGCGCCGTCGCGACCACCGCCGATCTGCTCCAGCGCGCCAGACTGGGCGACGACGGGGCCCGTAACGAGCTGTTCGCGAGGTACTTGCCGTCGCTCAGGCGCTGGGCTCGCGGCCGCCTCCCACGGTGGACTCGCGATCTCCGCGACACCGAGGACGTCGTGCAGGAAACCTTGCTGCAGACGCTGAAGAACCTCGACGCGTTCGAGCCGCGTCACGAGGGAGCGCTGCAGGCGTACCTTCGTCAGGCGCTGATGAATCGTGTGCGCGACGAGGTCCGCCGCGTGTCACGTCATGGAGTGACGGAAGAGATTGCCGAAGATGTGCATCAGGACGCGGGAGCATCGCCGCTCGAGGAAGCGATCGGAAGCGAGGCGCTGGCGCGCTACGAGGCCGCCCTCGCACGTCTGCGTCCGGCGGAACGCGAAGTTGTGATTGCGCGGGTCGAGATGGGCCATTCGTACCAGCAGATCGCCGCCGGGCACGGCAAAGCGAGCGCGGACGCCGCGCGAATGGCCGTGTCACGCGCGCTGCTCAGGCTCGCCGAGGAAATGGATGTCGACGTCTGACGCCAGCCGGCTGCTCGATCTCGCGGCATCGATTGCCGACGGCGCGTCCGTCGACTGGTCGGAGCCGGCCGGGCCGCTGTCCGCCCGCGAGCGTCGCGTGTTCGATCACCTGCGGGTGATCGATTCGCTCGCTGAGCTGTACCGCTCGTTGCCTGCCCAAGACGACGAGCCGGCGGGAGACCCGTACGCCAGTCCCGAGCCTGCCGGTCCTCATTGGGGCCGCCTCATCCTGCTCGACCGCATCGGTCAAGGCACGTCCGGCGACGTCTTCCGTGCCTGGGACGTCGAGCTGCAGCGGGAGGTCGCGCTCAAACTGCTGCACGTCGACGGCGTGTCGGACGCCGCCGCCAACGCGCGGTTGCTCGGCGAAGCGCGGCGGCTGGCTCGGGTCCGCCATCCCAACGTCGTGCACGTCTACGGCGCCGAACGCCACGAGGAGCGCATCGGGCTCTGGATGGAACTCGTGCGCGGACGGACGCTCGACGATGTCGTCCGCGGCGAAGGACCCATGGCGATGACCGAGGCGCTGGCGATCGGCGCGGATCTCGCCGGGGCGGTCGCGGCCGTGCACGCCGCGGGACTTCTGCACCGTGACGTCAAGGCGCAGAACGTCATTCGCGAAGACAGCGGCCGCGTCGTCCTCATGGACTTCGGTACTGGCGAAGAAATCGCGTCGGCCCGCCCGGCGCTCGCCGGCACGCCGCTCTACCTGGCGCCCGAGATTCTCGGCGGAGCCGAGGCCAGCCCCGCAAGCGACGTCTACAGCCTCGGCGTGCTGCTGTTCTATCTCGTGAGCGGCCGTTATCCCGTGCATGCGGACACGGTGGAGGCGCTGACCGCCGCGCATCGTGCCGGGCGCCGGACGCTGCTGGCGGCCGCCGTGCCTGCCTCCCCGCGCACGTTCGCGCGCATCGTCGATCGCGCGCTGTCGCCCGATCCGCAGCAGCGCTACGCGACGGCGGCCGAGCTCGAGCAGGCGCTGCGGGGGTGTCTCCGACAACCCGCGCAGCCGCTGGCGGGCGGCGCGTGGCGGAGCCGGACGATGGCGGCCGTCACGGCCGTCGCCGTCATCGCGTTGACCGCCACGGTCTGGCGGCCGTGGGCGCGCCCCGTCCCTCCCGCCGCCGCGACGTCGATCGCGGTGTTGCCGCTCACCTACGTCTCGGGCGCCGCCGATGCGCCCTCCTTCGCCGACGGCCTGACCGACCAGTTGGTCACGACACTCGGACAGATCAGCGCGCTCCGCGTAACTGCGTTGACGTCAGTACTCCGGTTCCGGCAGACCAACCGCCCGATCGCCGCCGTTGCCTCCGAGCTTGGCGTCGGTTCCGTGCTCGAAGGCTCGGTCGCGGTGCAAGGCTCCGGCTCCGGGGCCGCGGATCCTAGAGTGCGCGTCAACCTTCGGTTGATCCGCGCGGGAACCGACGTGGAACTGTGGTCCGACAGCTTCGAGCGGCCGCTCTCGGACATCCTCGCGCTGCAGGCCGACATCGCCCGGGCCGTTGCCCGCAGTGTGCAGGCGCGGCTGTCGCAGGCGGAAGAGGCGCATCTTGCGAAACCGGCGCAGGTCAGCGCGCCAGCGCAGCGTGCCTATCTGGAGGGGATCTCGTATCTGCGGCAGAACCGGCATGGCACAGAACTGTTGCCGGCGAAGGAGGCGTTCGAGCGCGCGATCGCTCTCGATCCCACCTTCGCGCCGCCGCACGCGGCGCTCGCGCGGACTTATGTGAGCCTTGGCGACAGCGCGACCATCGCTCAGGCCGACGCGTATGCCGCGGCCGTTCCCGAGGCGCGTCGGGCTCTGGCGCTCGATCCGAGCCGGTCGGACGCCTATACGACGCTCGCCGACCTGAGCTTCCGCTATGAATGGGACTGGAGCGGCGCCGAAGCCGGCTACAAACAGGCGATCGCGCTCGACGCCAGCGACCCGTACGCCCGCACGCAATACGCGCGGCTGCTGGCGGCGCTCGGGCGCGTGGACGAGGCCCGGCGGGAAGCCGAGACCGCCGTGGCAATTGATCCGCTGACCGCCGACGTGAAACTGACCGCCGGGCTGATGGCGTTCTATCAGCGCCGCTATCCGGAGGCGGAAGAGATCCTGCGGCAGGTGTTGCGCATGGATCCGCGTTCCCCTGGCGCGTACGTGGTGATGGGACGCATCCAGGAGGCGCAGAAACGGTACGCCGACGCCCTGAGCCTGATCGAACGCGGCACGCGGCTGACCGATATTCCACCGTGGCGCGCCGACGTCCTGCGCGTACGTGCGCTCGCAGGCGATCAGCCGGGGGCCCGCGAGGGGCTCGCGCGCCTCAAGCAGGAGCTGGCGGGCAGCCACCAGGTACTGGAGCCCGAGTATGAGGCGTACGTCCGGCTTGCGCTCGGCGACCGCGACGCCGCCCTTGAGCTGCTCTCGTCAGCCGTGGATGCGCGAAATCCGAACGTCTTGTGGATGGCCGTCGATCCGCGCCTCGATTCTCTCCGCGACGATCCCCGCTTCCGCAACCTGATCGCG of the Vicinamibacterales bacterium genome contains:
- a CDS encoding protein kinase, whose product is MSTSDASRLLDLAASIADGASVDWSEPAGPLSARERRVFDHLRVIDSLAELYRSLPAQDDEPAGDPYASPEPAGPHWGRLILLDRIGQGTSGDVFRAWDVELQREVALKLLHVDGVSDAAANARLLGEARRLARVRHPNVVHVYGAERHEERIGLWMELVRGRTLDDVVRGEGPMAMTEALAIGADLAGAVAAVHAAGLLHRDVKAQNVIREDSGRVVLMDFGTGEEIASARPALAGTPLYLAPEILGGAEASPASDVYSLGVLLFYLVSGRYPVHADTVEALTAAHRAGRRTLLAAAVPASPRTFARIVDRALSPDPQQRYATAAELEQALRGCLRQPAQPLAGGAWRSRTMAAVTAVAVIALTATVWRPWARPVPPAAATSIAVLPLTYVSGAADAPSFADGLTDQLVTTLGQISALRVTALTSVLRFRQTNRPIAAVASELGVGSVLEGSVAVQGSGSGAADPRVRVNLRLIRAGTDVELWSDSFERPLSDILALQADIARAVARSVQARLSQAEEAHLAKPAQVSAPAQRAYLEGISYLRQNRHGTELLPAKEAFERAIALDPTFAPPHAALARTYVSLGDSATIAQADAYAAAVPEARRALALDPSRSDAYTTLADLSFRYEWDWSGAEAGYKQAIALDASDPYARTQYARLLAALGRVDEARREAETAVAIDPLTADVKLTAGLMAFYQRRYPEAEEILRQVLRMDPRSPGAYVVMGRIQEAQKRYADALSLIERGTRLTDIPPWRADVLRVRALAGDQPGAREGLARLKQELAGSHQVLEPEYEAYVRLALGDRDAALELLSSAVDARNPNVLWMAVDPRLDSLRDDPRFRNLIARLGRP
- a CDS encoding metallophosphoesterase family protein, which gives rise to MGLISDTHGLVRPEVFGALAGVQLILHAGDVGGQNVLDELAAIAPVRAVYGNTDSPDEPGLAAEIGLRIDGLSIHVSHGHELGQPTSERLLARYAADVLVYGHTHRPLIERSGPRLVVNPGAAGPRRFDLKPSVALLTLTNGSAEARLIWL
- a CDS encoding amidohydrolase family protein; the protein is MLNDAHCHFFSSRFLELLAPGAGAADVVAARLQWDPPGTPTELGDRWVSELDRHGIGRAALIASVPGDAVSVAEAVAHHPHRLVGFFMHHPLAPDADATIEHAFADLHMRGVCLFPAMHGYRPDDACVEAVFRAAAAHRAVVFVHCGVLTVGVRRKLGLTSRFDLRLGDPLAVARMALDFPHVPVIIPHFGAGYFREALMAADQCATIHLDTSSSNGWIRFHDDLTLERVFRTALGVVGASRLLFGTDSSFFPRGWQKAIYDEQQQIAAALALGEEERAAIFGGTFDRLFPV
- a CDS encoding sigma-70 family RNA polymerase sigma factor; the protein is MPSRAVATTADLLQRARLGDDGARNELFARYLPSLRRWARGRLPRWTRDLRDTEDVVQETLLQTLKNLDAFEPRHEGALQAYLRQALMNRVRDEVRRVSRHGVTEEIAEDVHQDAGASPLEEAIGSEALARYEAALARLRPAEREVVIARVEMGHSYQQIAAGHGKASADAARMAVSRALLRLAEEMDVDV
- a CDS encoding amidohydrolase: MRTNTIALVSFSVIVAGLSLQAQRGAAPAPAADLVLTNGHIVTVEPAAPEVEALAVSGGRIVALGTAAAVGRLIGPSTKVIDLHGQLAIPGFIESHGHFTGVGGTQLELNLMNVDSWDRIVAMVAEAVSHAKPGQWIYGRGWHQEKWSSRPEPNVEGFPTHASLDAVSPDNPVVLEHASGHASFVNAKAMELSGIKRATESPAGGDVLRDRKGDATGLMRETAQRLIKEGAGEPPPSAAERLAHDRKVLELADRDALSKGITTFEDAGSPLATIDLMKQMVDEGSLGVRLWVMVRQPNAIIAPKLAQYRLIDHADGHLTVRAIKKQIDGALGSRGAWLLAPYTDKPDSSGLETEKVADIEQTAGLAMANGFQLCVHAIGDRANRETLDIFERAFKANPAKQDLRWRVEHAQHLSAADIPRFGRLGVIASMQGIHCTSDAPYVLQRLGPARAQEGAYVWQKLMKSGAVVANGTDAPVEDDDPIPNFYASVSRKLKDGTVFYPDQRMSRLEALRSYTINGAYAGFEEANRGSLKLGKYADITVLSKNILEVPEDEIPTARVVYTIVGGRVLYSAADRP